In Zymoseptoria tritici IPO323 chromosome 7, whole genome shotgun sequence, the genomic window AGTATGTCCGGAGATCCTGCCTTGTTCGGTGTAGACGGGACATCCAAGAGCGACCTCGACCTGGATCGAGATCTTTCACTATCCACGCTGGCTCCATCGATCAAATCGTCCTCAGCCGGTATTGGCGGTAGTCGTTGCAAGTTTGAGCCCACTTGCAGCGTCCTGCCGTCCATTGCAGACACAGCTCTGGCTCTTCCGGTCGGAGCTGATTCTAATGTCACGTCTGCCGGACCGTGCGCAACGATTTGCGGCGAGCGGTCCCCACCGACAAGAACTTCGTAAGGAGGTCTCGACGCCGGATCCGCGTTGGAGGACATGAATTCCTGCTGCTGTGCGGTAGTGAACACGGGATCGTCGGAGTATCGTCTCGAGTCCATTGGAATCGTCTGGATGTTGCGGGACTTTTGCAATGATTTCAGAACAGCCTGAAATTCCAGAGCTCCCACCAATGATGGTCGGACAGCTGTGACGGTATTCTTTCTTGACCGTGTTGGCCGCGTCAGGCGCATATTGCTCGCCAATTCGCTCATCCACCTATCCctcgcttcttcctcgtcatcaaCATTCGCGCTGTCCTCGCGTGGGTCTGCAGGACCGCTTTCGAGAGCAGACCAGTCCTCTCGCGAAGCGCCTCTTGAAAGACTCGGTCTGCGTGAGGTTTGCGTCTCCTCCGGATCGTCTCTGTAGGGTTCCTCGTCGATGCCAAACTCATCGCTCGGATCGATGAAGTGCCCTCGGGCCGCGGCGTCCTTTTCTCGCCTTCTGCGTCTTCTTCCAATCCACCAATGCCACACGACCACAAAGGCAACATAAACGACGTAGTAAATCACCATCGCGGCGCATTCCCAAAAGCGCAACTTGCCATCCCACAAAAACAACATGCTAAACGCCGCAGCAACGATGAAAAACCCCACATCCCGTACAAAACTCTTCTTGGCCACATGGAATGGCCGTATCAATGCCATGGACCCCGCCACCACTGCCGTGATAAATCCTGCTGCTCCGAACAGTTCTCCAACTGCCAGACTACCACTGTTGGTGTTCATTGCTGCGAATGTGGAGAAGACATCGGGACTGCCGTTTCCAAAAGCCAAAAATGTCACTCCTGCCATGCTCTCGCTCATTCCCAGAATTCCAGCTATTGTGCTCAGATCGATGCAGAAGAAATCGCTGGCAGCAATGCCGAtggtggagaagagcaagCCCAGCCATGATATGAGCACGATGAAAGCAAGTGGCTTCAAGTGCGGCATTTGGCAGTAGTAGAGATTCAGGTACGCAGTGAATCCAGCCTCATCGTCGGGACAGTGCTTCCGTATGTATGCACACTGCTCGCTCTTCTGGATCTTGTGCACGGCGCGGCACTCATCGTCGGCGTTGAGAAGGGCATTGGGCGGAGGAAGCTCATCGTTCAAGCTGCGAGAGTAGAGGGATCGGGTCGGTTCGTATGCGTTGGAGAAGGATGCCGTGAAGAGCGAGAAGGTCGCGAAGCACgtgccgaggaagaggaagatgtaGAATGCCCTCGCGGCGCGATATCTAGGACGGCGAGGCTGTTCGTGCTTCTCCCTCGCTATGCGCGGCGTCATGATCGGTGTAGGGGTTGCGGTAAGATGCAGGTGGATGCAGGTAGCATACTGTCGGCTGGGTCGAATCGTTCTTAAGGCGGTAGCATAGTGGTGAATGGATGGCGGCGAGAGCAGTACGACAGCGGGCGGCGAGCAGCAAACCGGATCGGTGGCGCAGCGAGTCCAGCTTCACTGCGGTAAAAGTCAGTCTTCTAGTAGGTAGTGCTAGTAAGAGTGCGGTGTGGGAGAGTGACGATAGCTCTGTGCTCCGCGTGGTCACTGGTGCCAACTCTCGCTTCCCACGTTTCAAGGACCAAGATCCCGCTCGCCGCTGGATGCTTGCACAGCCACGCGAGCGGATGACGAGTGGCTGTACCTCTTCGGGCACAGCTCCGAGCCCTGAGCCGGAATATCATTAATCCGAGCATCAACAAACAAAACAGTCGCGATGGAAATGCGGACTGGCGACGACCAGGATCATTACGGGCGCGCGTCTGGAAACCACTCCAATTGACCACTACAACTACCCGCACATGCAGGACGTGTAACGCCGCTTGCGATAGCGCCTTGGACTACTGACTCTTTCTCTCCGCATCCCGCTTCtcactctccctcctcctccaccaccatgcCTCGTGTACGCGCGCCGACCGGAGGAGCCTCAGCATCCCCACTCAAGACGGTCCAGATCCCATTGAACGATGACAGGGAGGAGAAAGCCAAGCGTCTTCAGTCGCGACAAGCCCTGCACTCCAAGCAAATGAGCCAACTCAaggccgcggcggcgacaCCGCAACGCAAGCGGAGATCTCTCGCGATGGGAGACGAGGACCCGGCGACGCCATCtcaggacgatgaggacccATACGGAGTGCGTGGAGACCATGTCACGCCTATGAAGCGTGTGCCGATTCTTGCAAACTTCGAAGAGTGGATGAAAATGGCGACAGACAACAAGATCAACGCGAATAACAGCTGGAACTTCGCGCTCATCGACTACTTCCATGACATGAGCTTGCTGCGGGAAGGTGATAGCGTCAACTTCCAAAAAGCGAGCTGTACCTTGGATGGATGTGTCAAGATCTATACAAGCAGAGTGGATAGTGTCGCAACGGAGACCGGAAAGCTACTGAGCGGTTTGGCGGACAGCGGGAACAAGAAGCGCAAAGGTGGTGATGCGGAGAATGgggacggcgaggaaggtgatgacgatgaagaggggGAAGATGGGACCAAGAAAAAGGGCAGGAAGAAGGCACAAAGGTCCGCCGAGGCTACGCTCGTCAGCTCATTCGAGCAGCTTaggttgaagaagatggagttGGAGTTTTCGGTCGATCCTCTGTTCAAGAAAGCATCTGCCGATTTCGATGAAGGCGGCGCAAAGGGCTTGCTTCTCAATCACCTCTCCATCGACAGCACAGGACGCATTGTATTTGACAGCAGCGAGGATGCGCAAGCCGAAGATGTTGACGAGTCACGACGCGACAGCATGGAGCCAGAAGGTGACGAGACAGTGAgggagaaggacgaggagccAGTCTCTCAAGATGGACCTGTGGACATTGGAGCTCTTGGCGCACGATTCTTTCCGGATCTAGACCGACTGGACGACCACGACATTTGTCCGACAATGAAGACATTTGAGCTTGGTGGAGGCGACGGAGCAATGGATCTGCCATTTTTGAAGGCACCAGAGAATTGGCGAGACGAGCGTGCAGAGTCGCAAGCGGGCGATAATCAAGCCGACCAATCTGGAATCAACCTCAACGATGAGACTTCACCATTTGGAatggacgacgatgatgctggCGTTGGTGGCTTCGACCTCGGACCGGAGACTGGGTTCggtgagggaggtgaggCTTGGGCAAGAGATGCTGCATTACAACCACAAATGCGTGTGTTCGATGCATTGGCCGGGGCTGAGGGTGGTGATGATgccggcggcgaggtgggaGTGTTCGACACAAGCGCCAATGCCTACGGCGTGACACTGCAGCATCGGCCGGATCATGACCAAGAGAACATTTTGAATTACTTTGACAACGCGATGCAGAAGAATTGGGCCGGTCCGGAGCACTGGAAGATTGCACGGATAAAAGAGGCCAACAAGGAGAAACCGAGGACCACACGCAAAGAAAAGGAACCATTTGAAATCAACTTTGATGCTCCAATGTCGCAAGAAATGGCGCAAGCTCTCTACACTTCCGCAACGAACAACAGCAATATCAGCCTGCCGAAGAAAGAGTGGAAGAGCCGGACTCGCAATCTCCTACCGGACGACAAGCACTTCAATTCCAAAGATCTCCTGAAACTCTTCCTCAAGCCGAAAGCGAAGATGGGAGCAAGGAAAGGAACATCCCGTCAGAATGCACATCTCCTACCCAACGGCGACGTCGACGAAGCATACTGGGCATCGCAAAACCCTGCCGGCACAAATCATTCACAGCCTCATCCCATGGACGACGACGCCGTGCAAGGAGACTACGATGCCAATTTCTTCCAGGACGACAACCTTCCCATGCCCGGCGGAGTGGACGcagatgacgacgacgactttgcAGACGCCGTCGAGGCTTTCCCACTCGATGGTGAGGTCGACGCCGCGGCTCCGATCGGAGCGGGCATTGACAGCGTGGGTGCGACAGCGGGTGCTCCGCCAGGCAGCGAGGCCTTCGGTGCGAATCTCGTTGCGCAGAGTCGGAGAATGCGGCCGGAGTATGTGCAATACGCAAGAGTAGCGAAGAAGGTCGATGTGCGGAGGCTGAAGGAAGAGATGTGGCGGGGAATAGGCTGGGGTGAAAGGTAAGCCTCATCCAATTTTTGATGGTCTAGTGGTCATGGTTTCCGCTTGGGAACCATCCAACTAGGATCTCTCGCTCTCGCAAGCGAGGCCGAAACCACGTGCACCCATCCCTACCCACCAAAGTCCTCTACTAACCAGATCCCCTCACTCACAGACCCACCGACCCCGAAaccccctcctccaacatGGACGCACCACCCGCCAACAAACGCCCCTCCCAAATCCCacccctctccaccaccgacaCGGAAACTCTCCACTTCGTCGACATCATGAATAATCTCCAACACGTCTACCCCCGCGCGCAGATGTCCGACATTAGCACGAGTTATGGGTTTATTTGTTTGCTGCATTTGGCGAATGAGAAGGGGTTGGTGATTGAGAATGTAGAGGGGTGGACAGATTTGACCGTCAGAAAGGATTTTGAGGCAGAGGGTGGGGGTGGGGATTGAGAGGTGATGGAGATTTCGTATGGTGTTTTTGGTCATGGCTGGGTGGTTGGGATGGGATTGCATTGTTGGATGTCTGCAGTGTTCGAGAGCGAGCACTTTCATTGAGGTTTATTATGATCTCAAGCTCGATTCATATTCTTCCCATGTGCGAGATGTCTATCATGTCATTGAACGATGTGGAAACCACGAACTTCTATCGATGTTGTACAAGATATCTATATCTACGTTCATCTGATGAAGCAGCACGCTTTGTCTCACTGGGAAGATGACACAGCACTGCCTCGATCGCGAAAAGAAAACTCCTCCACTGCAATCAGATCTCGCCAGCAAGAAGAAAATGATAATAATACACAGTCTATCAGAAGCAGAAATTGCAAACAAGTCGCGCCATGAGGGGTATTGGGCAGAAGCAGAAGGCTACGTCGCAGACGCAACATCAAACCAGTGAGTCCGGCTCCCGATGAACTTTTCAAATGGAAGATGAGAAGTAATtcaagcagcagcaagctCGCAGAGCTCGCTCGGGGTATCGGGCAAAAGCAAAGCGTCCCAGACGCAAGATAAAAATTGGTGAGTCTGGCTCCCGATGAGTGGTTTGAAAGGGGTACGTCAGGAATCGAGATGGAAAAGAGCTCGCGCGAGAGTATCGGGCGTAGCAGAAAGTGGTTCAGTGATATGCCGTGGCGGTGGAAGATTGGGACGGGACTGAgaggaggccttcgagcatGGTGGGCGGAAGAGGGTCGCAGAGGAGTCGGGTGGTCGGAAATCAGGGGAGCTGGAGGATGTCGCCCCATCCAACAGGGCAGGCATGACTCCACCTCACAATGTTCAAGATTGGATCCTCCACTCCCCGTTCTGTCGACCGTATACTCCGCCGCTCCTTCTTCCCTTTCGCATAGCCGGACATGCTATGCCCAGATAGCAGTCATCCTGTCGACAATGTAGACAGCGTAGCTGCGCGACGGTTCCGGTCGATGTCCTGGGGGTGAAAACTGACGGCTGGCCGAAAGCATCCTGCTCGGACAAATCGTTGATTTCTTTGACGCCGTTGCGAAGGGATGCCGATGGCAGACTTTGGATGTACGCTTTAGCTTTACTGGTAAATGATCCCTGAGGGCTGCTGGAAGCCAACGATGATGGCGGCGCTGGAGCCGGGACGAAGTAAGTGCTAGGAGCCGGAGTTGGTGCGCCTTGAATAAGGTAAATTGGTTCTGGGGTATTGAATGGAGACGCATATTGTGGGACTTGTGCGGTggcttcgtcgtcgttgtagTACTTCTGAAAGTCGAAGATGCCGCCTGTACTGCCATTGGAGGAATGTTGGGAAGGCGACTTCTTCGGATTCTCCTTGGTTCGCATGGGTGGGCTTGTCACCGCATGATGGTTGACCGCTCGTGCGATCTCTTCAGGTAGGACTCGACTGCCTTCAGAGATGGgtctcttcgtcttcctcttcgtggGCTCGGGCTCCAGGAGTCGTGCGTCGTACTGTTCACGGTGGCAAAagtcatcttcctcgtcgacacTGTCAGCGTACAAGATAAAATTGTCACCAAGCTCGTGTGGAGAAGATCTGAGCTCTCTCGTCCAGGATTCAAGAACCGGAGATGGGTTGCAGAGCTCGGCCTGCTTCATTTCTGGTATGATCCTTTCGCATCCGTCGCAGCTGTCCAGGTTCCATAGCAGAGGGTTGTCTTGATCTGGCAGCACGTTCCTGTTGAACGATCCAGCGGCGATGTCCCCGATGGAGTCATGGCCAATAGGCGATTGTACCCATGTATTTTGAAAGTGACCTTCGGGATACATAAACTTTGCGTCTTCATGATAGCTGGCGTTATATGGactggctgctgctgcaaaCCGCGAGTTCAGGTCTTGGTTCTGTACTGGTTTCCTCGAGAGCGAGGCCCCGTGTTGCACCATAGCTGTGGAGGCTTGCATTGATGGAAACATGTCGGACTCGACTTGTTTTGGCAAGTCTGATGACAGTATGTCTTCCACGATCCGCGACAGGTCGGTGAACCCAAGTCGACTGAGGGCAGTACCTTCGTCGGGCACCAAACCCCATTCCAGCTTCGCTGCAAAGTGTTCCGCAACTTCTTCCGGAAGCGACAGAATCATCTCCTTCCACCTTGCGGCCGGCCAAGTGCGAGCTGCACAATACGCTCTAAGCTCAGCGTAGATGTATGTATGCCCATGAACATCGTCACGCCCCTCTTGTAGCAGCGTGCGCAGGCGTGCGCGATGGGAGTGATCTCCATGGCTATTGAATTCGTTGAGTCGACACGGGCTTCCATATGCGAAGTGTTCGAGGAAGTCTTCTACATCAGTGTAGATGATACCATCATCCGAGCAAGTGAACCGTGGCTTGGTGGGAAGATGTATCTGGCGGCAGCCTGACTTCGGATGGCCGGCTTTTCTTTGATGATCTTTGATCTGGCTTTCGCTCCTGGCGAGATGATGGCACAGGAGGCATTCCCATGCAGGTGCCCCGTCGCCCAAGCTCTTGCAACGATTGTTGAAGTGCTTCTTCCGGTCACTGCTTTTTGAAAAGGTCTCTGGGCAGTAAGGACAAGCGAAAGGGTTGTGGGCCTTCTTCTCAGCAGTCTTCGACTCTTTCGTGGGTTTGACATCACTCGAGGTGTAGCGAGTGTTGTCACGGTAGTGAGCGGGATGAAAGCCGGTGGTGTTTAACGGTGACTTGGATGGACAGGATGATAGCGTGTCGTGCTCGTGGATGTAATAAGCTCCAGCAGGTCCTTCGTCCGCAACGAAGTCGAAAAGTGGTACCGGAGGCAACGACTTCTGATAGTGACGACTGATCAACGTTGGTTGGGTACGTGTGGAAGCGATCGACAGTTGGGAGTAGATCGTGTTCGGTGTTTGCGATCGAGAAAGGCCAACGACGGAGGAGCCCTGCGAGCTCCACAGTGTGTTCAAGGTCGACCCTGAATTTTTGGCTGATATGGTCGGGTCAGCATCGACCAGGTCGTCGTCTTGATAAGGCATCGCAAGACCAGTCAGATGATTCATCTTCGCCGAAGAGGGCGGAACAGCTCGGTGCAGCGAATGCGCGGCTTCGAGGCTGACATTCCCGGAAACGGCAGCAAAGGCGAGCAATTGGATCGCAGAGAACGAAGATAAAGACAGATGATCGCCTTGGCCGCTGGAGTGTATGAAAGTTGGGGGCTTCGAACGGAGCGATTCGCTGCGAGGAGACGAGTTGAAaggaaagaaagaaagaAGGGGAAAATCCACATCATCTTCAATGTCAAACCACATGCAGTCAGCACGCAGTCGACATGCAGTCACAATGAGGTTGCCTTGCTGACGTGTCCGATAGTTTGATGGTCATTGTATACAACGTGCCTGCGGCGACGTCACTAGAGGCCGCCTTTGCAGGTAAACGAACATGTACCTGAATTTCTTGGAAGATGTGGAGCTTACAATACGTCGATGCGCTTAGCTGCATGACACCTTCGAACAGAGTCCTCAACGGGCGGGCCCGCACTGTTCGCCTCGCGGTGCTTGTAATAAATTTTACGACCGGCCTCAACGTGTAGGAGGATGTCGCTGGTAGTTCATCGGAAATGAAACCCCAGCGCAGCAGGCCTTCATGTTTCAGACGATAAACTGACGTCCAGCCTTATGTATAAATCGTAAGCTGTTGGATATTCGAACCCGTCTAGATGGTGTCCTTCTGCGCGCGTGTGATACATTGCAGCGACGGCGTTGCTCCGAGCATCTCGTACTGCATCTCGTTCATTGTGCGATTTTCTGTGACCCGCTCGGCCACGAGGCGAGACAGGCTTCTTGGAGCACAGTAAGGCTCGCACTGGAGAACTCCGGCACGATCGAGAGGCATGTCTTGTGCACATCGCTGTTGGGGCCTTCCAGCTGATCCGTCTCCAGAGAGTTGTTTGAATGACATGCGTCCAGCACATTTGGGATCCTAGCCGAGTCGAGAGCAGGTATACCCAAATGATCATCAGTGATCGGGCTTTCCGCTGGTCCTGGTGACGATACGGGCATAGTGAATGTGTAGCAGCAAGTGGAATGAATATCCTTTCCGACTCCCAAGAGTCTAATGTCCTGTCGATGTTGCCGCCTTCTGTTTCGCTCT contains:
- the CPH2401 gene encoding chromosome condensation complex Condensin, subunit H (Chromosome condensation complex Condensin, subunit H) produces the protein MPRVRAPTGGASASPLKTVQIPLNDDREEKAKRLQSRQALHSKQMSQLKAAAATPQRKRRSLAMGDEDPATPSQDDEDPYGVRGDHVTPMKRVPILANFEEWMKMATDNKINANNSWNFALIDYFHDMSLLREGDSVNFQKASCTLDGCVKIYTSRVDSVATETGKLLSGLADSGNKKRKGGDAENGDGEEGDDDEEGEDGTKKKGRKKAQRSAEATLVSSFEQLRLKKMELEFSVDPLFKKASADFDEGGAKGLLLNHLSIDSTGRIVFDSSEDAQAEDVDESRRDSMEPEGDETVREKDEEPVSQDGPVDIGALGARFFPDLDRLDDHDICPTMKTFELGGGDGAMDLPFLKAPENWRDERAESQAGDNQADQSGINLNDETSPFGMDDDDAGVGGFDLGPETGFGEGGEAWARDAALQPQMRVFDALAGAEGGDDAGGEVGVFDTSANAYGVTLQHRPDHDQENILNYFDNAMQKNWAGPEHWKIARIKEANKEKPRTTRKEKEPFEINFDAPMSQEMAQALYTSATNNSNISLPKKEWKSRTRNLLPDDKHFNSKDLLKLFLKPKAKMGARKGTSRQNAHLLPNGDVDEAYWASQNPAGTNHSQPHPMDDDAVQGDYDANFFQDDNLPMPGGVDADDDDDFADAVEAFPLDGEVDAAAPIGAGIDSVGATAGAPPGSEAFGANLVAQSRRMRPEYVQYARVAKKVDVRRLKEEMWRGIGWDPLTHRPTDPETPSSNMDAPPANKRPSQIPPLSTTDTETLHFVDIMNNLQHVYPRAQMSDISTSYGFICLLHLANEKGLVIENVEGWTDLTVRKDFEAEGGGGD